In Amycolatopsis sp. EV170708-02-1, the following are encoded in one genomic region:
- a CDS encoding NAD(P)/FAD-dependent oxidoreductase, which produces MTAEMSDAVEEFDVVVIGAGISGIGAATYFSRELPGKSLVVLEGRDNIGGTWDLFRYPGIRSDSDLHTFGYEFKPWRHEAAIADAPLIREYLQETVEENDLRRLIRLCHRVVRAEWSTTDSRWTLLVEASDPATGSATTKTIRAEWVFAATGYYRYDKGFTPEFPGRDDFGGTIVHPQHWPEDLDYRGKKVVVIGSGATAITLVPAMSAGPDAARHVTMLQRTPSYVMGLPRVDRVATTLTKVLGEKRGYAATRFKNIWIEHGIVKGLRAFPKIGRALIRRENIKRLPKGFDVDKHFNPPYDPWDQRLCLAPDGDFFDAISAGTASVVTDAITRFSERGIVLGSGEELEADIIVTATGLNMRLFDGMPILVDGREADIADSVSYRGMLLSGIPNWAMAIGYTTSSWTLKVSLMCRYFIDLLRHMDAHGYDRVVAVASPGMPRRPVMDLQAGYAKRAEKRLPKQGQDAPWRMAMSFPEDAKALRGPVADEHLEFGTARPAALPGERRSAHV; this is translated from the coding sequence ATGACAGCTGAAATGTCGGACGCGGTCGAGGAGTTCGACGTCGTCGTCATCGGCGCGGGAATCTCCGGAATCGGCGCGGCAACGTATTTCAGCCGGGAGCTGCCCGGCAAGTCGCTCGTCGTGCTGGAGGGCCGCGACAACATCGGCGGCACCTGGGATCTGTTCCGTTACCCGGGCATCCGGTCGGACTCGGACCTGCACACCTTCGGCTACGAGTTCAAACCGTGGCGCCACGAGGCCGCGATCGCCGACGCTCCGCTCATCCGGGAGTACCTCCAGGAAACAGTGGAGGAGAACGACCTGCGGCGGTTGATCAGGCTGTGCCACCGGGTCGTCCGGGCGGAATGGTCCACAACGGACTCTCGATGGACACTGCTCGTCGAAGCGTCGGATCCCGCCACAGGGTCGGCCACGACGAAGACGATCCGGGCGGAGTGGGTGTTCGCCGCCACCGGCTATTACCGGTACGACAAGGGTTTCACTCCGGAGTTCCCCGGGCGTGACGACTTCGGGGGGACGATCGTCCATCCGCAGCACTGGCCAGAGGACCTCGACTACCGCGGCAAGAAGGTCGTCGTCATCGGCAGCGGCGCGACCGCGATCACGCTGGTGCCTGCCATGTCCGCCGGGCCGGACGCCGCCCGGCACGTCACGATGCTGCAACGCACCCCCAGCTACGTCATGGGGCTGCCCCGCGTCGACCGGGTCGCCACGACCCTGACGAAAGTGCTGGGAGAGAAGCGCGGGTACGCCGCGACGAGGTTCAAGAACATCTGGATCGAACACGGGATCGTCAAGGGCCTGCGGGCGTTCCCGAAGATCGGTCGAGCGCTGATCCGGCGGGAGAACATCAAGCGGCTGCCCAAGGGATTCGACGTCGACAAGCATTTCAACCCGCCGTACGACCCATGGGACCAACGCTTGTGCCTGGCCCCGGACGGCGACTTCTTCGACGCGATCTCGGCAGGTACCGCCTCCGTCGTCACCGACGCCATCACCAGGTTCAGCGAACGCGGCATCGTCCTGGGATCGGGCGAGGAGCTGGAAGCCGACATCATCGTCACCGCGACCGGGCTGAACATGCGGCTCTTCGACGGGATGCCGATCCTGGTCGACGGGCGCGAGGCCGACATCGCGGACTCGGTGTCCTATCGCGGGATGCTGCTGAGCGGGATTCCCAACTGGGCGATGGCGATCGGCTACACGACCTCGTCCTGGACGCTCAAGGTGAGCCTGATGTGCCGCTACTTCATCGACCTGCTCCGGCACATGGACGCCCACGGCTACGACCGGGTGGTCGCGGTCGCGTCGCCCGGGATGCCGCGCAGGCCGGTCATGGACCTGCAGGCCGGCTATGCCAAACGCGCCGAGAAGCGGCTGCCCAAACAGGGGCAGGACGCCCCGTGGCGGATGGCGATGTCCTTCCCCGAGGACGCCAAGGCGCTACGCGGCCCGGTCGCCGACGAGCACCTCGAGTTCGGCACCGCCAGGCCGGCGGCGCTGCCCGGGGAGAGGCGGTCGGCTCATGTCTGA
- a CDS encoding FAD-binding oxidoreductase: MPMWLIEVETEPIAPERLAALGWSSRSGVITQHQVMEHYRLTARGTIVFGVRRVERGMTYPLPAKAPDRKLVEELAGAFATRFPALADVAVERAWGGWIAITSSWLSIAGRIEDDIYYSIACNGHGLAQAPYVGSLIAELIVDGSRHEDLDGIWAKKPKFPPFTMVGPRGLRMVWALDRFTDLINGSRRRALRAAARAR, from the coding sequence GTGCCGATGTGGCTCATCGAGGTGGAGACCGAGCCGATCGCTCCGGAGCGCCTCGCCGCACTGGGCTGGAGCAGCCGGTCGGGAGTGATCACCCAGCACCAGGTCATGGAGCACTACCGCCTCACCGCGCGGGGCACCATCGTGTTCGGCGTCCGGCGGGTCGAGCGCGGCATGACCTATCCCCTGCCGGCGAAGGCCCCGGACCGGAAGCTGGTCGAAGAGCTCGCCGGCGCGTTCGCGACCCGTTTCCCAGCCCTCGCCGACGTCGCCGTGGAACGGGCGTGGGGCGGCTGGATCGCGATCACCTCGTCGTGGTTGTCGATCGCCGGCCGGATCGAGGACGACATCTACTACTCGATCGCGTGCAACGGGCACGGACTGGCCCAGGCGCCGTACGTCGGGTCGCTCATCGCCGAGCTGATCGTGGACGGGTCACGGCACGAGGATCTCGACGGCATTTGGGCGAAGAAGCCGAAGTTCCCTCCCTTCACGATGGTCGGCCCGCGCGGCCTGCGCATGGTGTGGGCACTCGACCGCTTCACCGATCTGATCAACGGAAGCCGGCGCCGCGCTCTTCGCGCCGCCGCTCGGGCGCGCTGA
- a CDS encoding ABC transporter ATP-binding protein has product MKVHFHEVSATLGGNRVLRNVDIEVRSGRFLGLVGPNGSGKSTLLRTLYRAVAPSSGRVLLGEHDVWRTDRRTVARAVAVMTQETSSEFDLTVLDVVLLGRVPFQRGFGRDTEADLDLAWAALDRVGATDIADRPIGRLSGGQRQRVMLARALAADSPVLVLDEPTNHLDIAFQLELMRIAAGLDRTIVAALHDLNLAATYCDDIAVLDAGRVVATGTPDEALTPRVVEDVFGVAVDQLTHPRDGRPVLVFGRRTETRSPLSTPGKENHA; this is encoded by the coding sequence GTGAAGGTCCATTTCCACGAGGTCAGCGCCACGCTGGGCGGCAACCGGGTACTGCGGAACGTGGACATCGAGGTCCGCTCCGGCCGTTTCCTCGGGCTCGTCGGCCCGAACGGCAGCGGCAAGTCGACCTTGCTACGCACGCTCTACCGCGCCGTCGCACCGTCCTCGGGCCGGGTGCTGCTGGGCGAGCACGACGTGTGGCGCACCGACAGGCGGACCGTCGCCAGGGCGGTGGCGGTGATGACTCAGGAGACGTCGTCCGAGTTCGACCTAACGGTCCTCGACGTCGTGCTCCTGGGCCGGGTGCCCTTCCAGCGCGGATTCGGCCGTGACACCGAAGCCGACCTCGATCTCGCGTGGGCCGCGCTCGACCGGGTCGGCGCCACCGACATCGCTGACAGGCCCATCGGACGGCTCTCGGGCGGACAGCGGCAGCGGGTGATGCTGGCCCGCGCGCTGGCGGCCGACTCCCCCGTCCTCGTCCTCGACGAACCGACCAACCACCTCGACATCGCCTTCCAGCTGGAACTCATGCGGATCGCGGCCGGGCTCGATCGCACCATCGTCGCCGCCCTGCACGACCTCAACCTCGCCGCCACCTACTGCGACGACATCGCGGTACTCGACGCCGGCCGCGTCGTCGCCACCGGAACGCCGGACGAAGCGCTCACCCCACGCGTCGTGGAAGACGTGTTCGGCGTCGCCGTCGACCAGCTCACCCACCCGCGCGACGGCAGGCCGGTGCTGGTCTTCGGCCGTCGCACGGAGACCCGTTCACCTCTCAGCACTCCCGGAAAAGAGAACCATGCGTAA
- a CDS encoding flavin monoamine oxidase family protein: MSSSRKAGSHPSVDVVIVGAGFAGLSAAERLVSMGRSVLVLEGRDRVGGRSLSGEVAGVPVDLGATWVSRRHTAIRDLASRAGCTTTGQFDRGRNVLWAAGRRRTYPGTIPTVSPVALVDMARVQLALNKLVAGIDVDAAWNSPEAGRLDAISFGEWLDRKNALPATRTLMTIVSKVQWGCSPGDVSMLHALRYIRAAGGVDHMLDVEGGQQQERYAETTQEIAKRVAERLGDRVVLGTPVRRISQDGNGVTVRTDSEEIKAKYAIVTVAPAHRAGIGFDPALPEQAGGLAKTWRMGVLSKAFVAYDKPFWRADGLSGEALTDTGAVFITFDVSPDANGPGVLMAFCDPRVFDGFDLESRRSRVIQQLVQLYGTRASVPIDYLDHCWGEEPFAPGGPNPAVAPYATTSYGPALTEPHGRVHWAGTETAGEWAGTMNGAVLTGQRTAERVAAAVARESEEVSVR; this comes from the coding sequence ATGTCGAGTTCTCGTAAAGCAGGCTCCCACCCCTCAGTCGACGTCGTGATCGTCGGCGCCGGGTTCGCCGGCCTGAGCGCCGCGGAGCGGCTCGTGAGCATGGGCCGGTCCGTCCTCGTACTGGAAGGACGCGACCGCGTCGGCGGCCGATCGCTCTCCGGCGAGGTGGCCGGGGTACCGGTCGATCTCGGCGCGACCTGGGTCTCCCGGCGGCACACGGCGATCCGCGACCTCGCGAGCCGAGCCGGATGCACCACGACCGGCCAGTTCGACCGAGGACGCAACGTCCTGTGGGCAGCCGGGCGGCGCCGCACCTACCCGGGCACGATTCCCACGGTCTCGCCGGTGGCGCTGGTCGACATGGCCCGCGTGCAGCTGGCGCTGAACAAACTCGTCGCGGGTATCGATGTCGACGCGGCCTGGAACTCCCCCGAGGCCGGTCGGCTCGACGCGATCTCGTTCGGCGAATGGCTCGACCGGAAGAACGCGCTGCCCGCCACCCGTACCTTGATGACCATCGTCAGCAAGGTGCAGTGGGGCTGCAGCCCGGGGGACGTCTCGATGCTGCACGCGTTGCGCTACATCCGTGCGGCGGGCGGAGTCGACCATATGCTCGACGTGGAGGGCGGCCAGCAACAGGAACGGTACGCCGAAACCACCCAAGAGATCGCGAAACGGGTCGCCGAGCGACTCGGTGACCGCGTCGTCCTCGGGACACCGGTCCGCCGGATCTCCCAAGACGGCAACGGCGTCACGGTCCGCACCGATTCGGAAGAAATCAAGGCGAAGTACGCGATCGTCACGGTCGCGCCGGCGCACCGCGCCGGGATCGGCTTCGACCCGGCCCTGCCCGAGCAGGCCGGAGGGCTCGCCAAAACCTGGCGCATGGGCGTGCTGAGCAAAGCGTTCGTCGCCTACGACAAGCCCTTCTGGCGGGCCGACGGACTCTCGGGCGAGGCACTGACCGACACCGGGGCCGTGTTCATCACCTTCGACGTGTCACCTGATGCCAACGGGCCAGGCGTCCTGATGGCGTTCTGCGACCCTCGCGTCTTCGACGGCTTCGACCTCGAGTCGAGGCGCAGCAGGGTCATCCAGCAACTCGTCCAGCTGTACGGCACACGAGCGAGCGTGCCCATCGACTACCTGGACCATTGCTGGGGTGAGGAACCTTTCGCCCCGGGCGGCCCGAATCCGGCCGTCGCCCCGTACGCGACCACGAGCTACGGCCCCGCTCTCACCGAGCCGCACGGGCGCGTCCACTGGGCAGGCACCGAAACCGCGGGCGAGTGGGCGGGCACCATGAACGGCGCCGTCCTGACCGGCCAGCGCACCGCCGAGCGCGTCGCGGCCGCGGTGGCGCGCGAGTCCGAGGAGGTGTCGGTGCGATGA
- a CDS encoding alpha/beta fold hydrolase, with protein sequence MSEANADQYAALPSGTTICFRDHGDQADPAIVLVAGLGEDLTFWPGSFVGALVDRGFRVVTMDNRDVGQSTFADAPPPALWRQLLARPRADAYSLADMASDAVGVLDHLGIERVHLVGRSMGGMIAQTVAAAEPARVLSLTSIFSTTGAKKVGRPAWSTMRLLAGPPARTRTAAVRAHLRITGHIAGTGYPIDDAAEAAVAAGGWDRAAGDLAAGSARQIQAIQASGDRTAQLSRISAPTLVLNGDRDRLVAPSGGAATVQAIRSAQHVVIPGMGHHIPEALVKPITQYISEHAKRVTSGGNHVRLS encoded by the coding sequence ATGTCTGAAGCGAACGCCGACCAGTACGCCGCGCTCCCGTCCGGCACGACGATCTGCTTCCGCGACCACGGTGACCAGGCCGACCCCGCGATCGTGCTCGTCGCGGGGCTGGGCGAGGACCTCACCTTCTGGCCCGGCTCGTTCGTCGGTGCGCTGGTGGATCGGGGTTTCCGGGTCGTCACGATGGACAACCGCGACGTCGGCCAGTCCACGTTCGCGGACGCCCCGCCGCCCGCCCTGTGGCGCCAACTGCTCGCACGCCCCCGAGCGGACGCCTACTCGCTGGCGGACATGGCCTCCGACGCCGTCGGCGTCCTCGACCACCTTGGGATCGAGCGGGTTCACCTGGTCGGCCGCTCCATGGGCGGGATGATCGCGCAGACGGTCGCCGCGGCCGAACCGGCCCGGGTCCTGTCCCTGACCTCGATCTTCTCGACCACGGGCGCGAAGAAGGTCGGTCGGCCGGCGTGGTCGACGATGCGGCTGCTCGCCGGGCCGCCGGCGCGGACCAGAACCGCGGCGGTACGCGCCCACCTGCGGATCACCGGCCACATCGCCGGAACGGGATACCCCATCGACGACGCGGCCGAGGCCGCCGTCGCGGCGGGCGGCTGGGACCGCGCCGCCGGTGACCTCGCCGCGGGCTCGGCCCGGCAGATCCAGGCGATCCAGGCGTCCGGGGACCGGACCGCCCAGCTGAGCCGGATCAGCGCCCCCACTCTGGTGCTCAACGGCGACCGGGATCGGCTGGTCGCCCCCAGCGGCGGCGCCGCGACGGTGCAGGCGATCCGCTCCGCGCAGCACGTCGTCATCCCCGGGATGGGGCACCACATTCCCGAGGCCCTGGTCAAGCCCATCACCCAATACATCTCCGAACACGCCAAGCGCGTGACCTCAGGGGGAAACCATGTCCGGCTCTCCTGA
- a CDS encoding ABC transporter ATP-binding protein/permease: protein MIHRRLLRLAGVVLAPVLLLALLSILVSACYVGGAVLTASVLADLTRGGDFTTVAPAIAALTGVVGVRAVLLWTREVAAARFGIAIRTRLRGELLRRIAALGPAWTRGERTGAITHTVVDGVEALDAYYSRYLPQLLVTCLVPAAIAGWLFTVSVPAAAILATAVLCAVAVPRFWDARLLRTGRTRWSAYERLAADYLEATQSIGVLRLFGAGRRAGEALAHRGDRLHRVTMAQLRVSLVEAGVSALALHLGLAATIVVACAGVVSGPAPAASVFLFLLCARECFRPVLDLSAHWHVGYQGLGAVEGIDEIMTARPQVADTGTRTEPARHGARLLLRDVGYRYPNGAGVSGIGFECAPGSTTGIVGPSGAGKSTIARLLVREADPQQGTIELDGTPITGYTLAALRASIGVVGQHSYLFHGTVEENLRLARPGATHDEIRAAAHVADAIEFVEALPHGFATVLTENGTQLSGGQRQRLAIARAVLAAPPVLLLDEATSALDVDTENRVLTRLAEHCDGTTRIVIAHRETALRDAGAIVTIESGRVTGQAVHS from the coding sequence GTGATCCATCGCAGGCTCCTGCGCCTTGCGGGTGTCGTCCTCGCGCCCGTCCTGCTGCTCGCGCTGCTGTCGATACTCGTGTCGGCCTGCTACGTCGGCGGAGCGGTCCTGACGGCGTCCGTCCTCGCCGATCTCACCCGAGGCGGGGACTTCACGACGGTGGCACCCGCGATCGCGGCCTTGACCGGCGTCGTCGGGGTGCGCGCGGTCCTGCTGTGGACACGGGAGGTGGCCGCGGCCAGGTTCGGCATCGCCATCCGCACCCGGCTGCGCGGGGAGTTACTGCGCCGCATCGCCGCACTGGGACCGGCCTGGACGCGAGGAGAGCGCACGGGCGCCATCACGCACACGGTCGTCGACGGGGTCGAAGCCCTCGACGCCTACTACAGCCGCTATCTGCCGCAGCTGCTCGTGACCTGTCTGGTTCCTGCCGCCATCGCCGGGTGGTTGTTCACCGTGTCGGTCCCCGCCGCCGCGATCCTCGCGACGGCTGTCCTGTGCGCCGTGGCCGTCCCCCGTTTCTGGGACGCCCGGCTGCTCCGGACGGGCCGAACCCGGTGGAGCGCCTACGAAAGGCTGGCCGCCGACTATCTGGAGGCGACCCAGTCGATCGGTGTCCTCCGGCTCTTCGGCGCGGGACGCCGGGCAGGCGAGGCACTGGCCCATCGCGGCGATCGCCTGCACCGGGTCACGATGGCCCAGCTGCGCGTCTCACTGGTGGAAGCGGGAGTCAGCGCCCTGGCACTGCACCTCGGCCTCGCGGCCACGATCGTCGTCGCGTGCGCCGGGGTCGTCAGCGGTCCGGCGCCCGCCGCATCGGTGTTCCTGTTCTTGTTGTGCGCCAGGGAATGTTTCCGCCCGGTACTCGACCTGTCCGCCCACTGGCACGTCGGTTATCAAGGGCTGGGCGCGGTCGAGGGCATCGACGAGATCATGACGGCTCGTCCGCAGGTCGCCGACACCGGCACCCGCACCGAACCCGCTCGGCACGGGGCTCGGCTGCTACTGCGGGACGTCGGGTACCGGTACCCGAACGGCGCGGGCGTTTCCGGCATCGGCTTCGAATGCGCGCCGGGGAGCACGACCGGGATCGTGGGCCCGTCGGGTGCCGGGAAGAGCACGATCGCCCGGCTTCTCGTCCGCGAGGCCGACCCGCAGCAGGGGACGATCGAACTCGACGGAACCCCGATCACCGGGTACACCCTCGCCGCGCTCCGCGCGAGCATCGGCGTCGTCGGCCAGCACAGCTATCTTTTCCATGGCACCGTGGAAGAAAACCTCCGGCTCGCCCGTCCCGGCGCCACACACGACGAGATCCGCGCCGCCGCCCACGTCGCGGACGCGATCGAATTCGTCGAGGCACTCCCCCACGGCTTCGCGACGGTCCTCACCGAGAACGGGACCCAGCTGTCCGGCGGTCAGCGGCAACGCCTCGCCATCGCCAGGGCCGTGCTCGCCGCGCCTCCGGTGCTGCTGCTCGACGAAGCGACCTCGGCCCTGGACGTCGACACCGAGAACCGCGTACTCACCCGGCTTGCAGAGCATTGCGACGGCACCACCCGGATCGTGATCGCCCACCGCGAGACCGCCCTGCGTGACGCCGGTGCGATCGTCACGATCGAGTCCGGCCGCGTCACCGGGCAGGCGGTCCACTCGTGA
- a CDS encoding FAD-binding oxidoreductase, whose product MKTDNVEYSTFSGWIDPPADVLPSLDGDLTCEVAVIGGGMGGMATALRLAERGQDVVLLEAEFCGYGSSSRNGGQIASVPGGDLRLLSLFYPKKVPGMVRLAENSAGFVEDLIKTHDIDCDYEPNGLAFAAVGHGQMLRTRTLAAILRRAGGRGHVGTSEELGIPRAFVGGMREAVGGMLNPGKLSRGVRRALISSPARVFERTKVTDVRRDGGKVVLSTPAGTVRANKVVLATNAYSGEWDITPNVSRCRCGSSRWRPSRSLRSASPHWAGAAGRE is encoded by the coding sequence ATGAAGACCGACAACGTCGAATACAGCACCTTCAGCGGATGGATCGACCCGCCCGCGGACGTCCTCCCCAGCCTCGACGGCGACCTCACGTGCGAGGTCGCGGTCATCGGCGGAGGCATGGGCGGCATGGCGACCGCGCTCCGGCTCGCCGAACGCGGCCAGGACGTGGTGCTGCTGGAGGCCGAGTTCTGCGGCTACGGTTCCAGCTCCCGCAACGGGGGCCAGATCGCGAGCGTCCCAGGAGGGGACCTCCGTCTGCTGAGCCTCTTCTATCCCAAGAAAGTGCCCGGCATGGTCCGGCTGGCCGAGAATTCCGCCGGCTTCGTGGAAGACCTCATCAAGACCCACGACATCGACTGCGACTACGAGCCCAACGGCCTGGCGTTCGCCGCCGTGGGACACGGGCAGATGCTGCGAACGCGGACCTTGGCGGCGATTCTCCGGCGGGCCGGCGGACGCGGTCACGTCGGCACGAGCGAGGAACTCGGCATTCCCCGCGCCTTCGTCGGCGGCATGCGCGAGGCCGTGGGAGGAATGCTGAACCCGGGCAAGCTGAGCCGCGGGGTACGCCGTGCCCTGATCTCGTCGCCGGCCCGGGTCTTCGAACGGACCAAGGTCACCGATGTGCGGCGCGACGGCGGCAAGGTCGTGCTCTCGACCCCCGCCGGCACCGTGCGCGCGAACAAGGTGGTGCTCGCGACGAACGCCTACTCGGGAGAGTGGGACATCACCCCGAACGTCTCTCGGTGCCGATGTGGCTCATCGAGGTGGAGACCGAGCCGATCGCTCCGGAGCGCCTCGCCGCACTGGGCTGGAGCAGCCGGTCGGGAGTGA
- a CDS encoding ABC transporter substrate-binding protein: protein MRKTLSFAAFGAGLSLIAGCGTSVTPAAPSNNAGTAVTVSNCGRDVTVGAAPRAAVGLSPSQTELLLRLGLAGSLVGQAQTATAPLPEDVAAQAAAIPVLSESGPPSREKLLAAKPDFVFSPTTYEFTAEKGFASLEQLRQSGVAAYVAAGGCAERRMNGTVEDLFTDLENLGRIFAVPDKAKALVDQGRTDLATVDKAIAGRPRPTVAQVFLEGTTVTAIGAGIEYDIIRRAGGDNVFSPKDPQFAKFFAAQITPEALAAKNPDAIVFAVNGPAQKQASIDYLTRTFPAMTAVREQRLIAIDAADTYPGTLGNISVVREIAQRLHADAFTR from the coding sequence ATGCGTAAAACCCTGTCCTTTGCTGCGTTCGGTGCCGGCCTGTCGCTGATCGCGGGGTGCGGTACCTCGGTCACTCCGGCCGCGCCGTCGAACAACGCCGGCACGGCGGTCACCGTCTCTAACTGCGGCCGGGACGTCACCGTCGGCGCCGCACCCCGCGCCGCGGTCGGGCTCAGCCCGTCGCAGACGGAACTGTTGCTGCGGCTCGGTCTCGCGGGCTCGCTCGTCGGACAGGCACAGACCGCCACCGCACCGCTCCCGGAAGACGTGGCCGCCCAGGCCGCCGCCATCCCGGTGCTGAGCGAGTCCGGGCCGCCGAGCAGGGAGAAGCTCCTGGCCGCCAAGCCGGACTTCGTCTTCTCCCCCACCACCTACGAATTCACCGCGGAGAAGGGCTTCGCCAGCTTGGAGCAACTGCGGCAAAGCGGCGTCGCCGCCTATGTCGCCGCTGGCGGCTGCGCCGAACGCCGCATGAACGGCACGGTCGAAGATCTCTTCACCGACTTGGAGAACCTCGGCAGGATCTTCGCCGTGCCGGACAAGGCCAAGGCTCTGGTCGATCAGGGCCGTACGGATCTGGCCACTGTGGACAAAGCGATCGCTGGCCGCCCCCGCCCCACCGTCGCCCAGGTGTTCCTGGAGGGCACCACCGTCACCGCGATCGGCGCCGGCATCGAGTACGACATCATCCGCAGGGCGGGCGGGGACAACGTGTTCTCGCCGAAGGACCCGCAGTTCGCCAAGTTCTTCGCCGCGCAGATCACCCCCGAGGCGCTCGCCGCGAAGAATCCCGACGCGATCGTGTTCGCGGTCAACGGGCCCGCGCAGAAGCAGGCGAGCATCGACTACCTCACCCGTACCTTCCCCGCCATGACCGCCGTCCGCGAACAGCGCTTGATCGCGATCGACGCCGCCGACACCTATCCCGGCACCCTCGGGAACATCTCGGTGGTGCGGGAGATCGCGCAACGACTCCACGCGGACGCGTTCACCCGGTGA
- a CDS encoding iron ABC transporter permease — protein sequence MVVRSRPSASPSGVRDRQAALARSRLLHRGTVTVLAVAILVLLVVSGSVGTVEVGLTDTARIVAGHLVPDVPWMSDGSLTVLQDQAVWQFRLPRALLAGLAGAGLALAGAIMQVIVRNPLAEPYLLGVSSGAGVGAVLVITFGSAAVGGLPLGAAAFAGALVASVCVALVARHRGILSPTRMILSGVALGSLFSAITSYLTLTTEAQNVFSVLFFLLGSVSAASMASLAVPAVAFAAACVVVGLRTRAMNALLSGDESATALGVDVNRLRAVLLVTAALLTGSIVSVSGGIGFVGLVIPHVARILVGSDHRRMLPVAVLGGALFLMVADLLSRTVAAPGEIPIGILTAVVGAPFFLWLMRRDTATRAGFGR from the coding sequence ATGGTTGTTCGTTCGCGGCCGTCCGCGTCGCCCTCGGGCGTTCGCGACCGGCAGGCGGCACTTGCCCGGTCCCGCCTTCTGCACCGGGGGACGGTCACGGTCCTCGCCGTCGCGATCCTCGTGCTGCTGGTCGTATCCGGTTCGGTGGGGACGGTCGAGGTCGGGCTCACGGACACGGCGCGGATCGTGGCCGGTCATCTGGTGCCGGACGTGCCGTGGATGTCGGACGGCAGCCTGACCGTGTTGCAGGACCAGGCGGTATGGCAGTTCCGGCTCCCTCGCGCGCTACTGGCGGGGCTCGCCGGGGCGGGGCTGGCGCTCGCCGGGGCGATCATGCAGGTGATCGTGCGCAACCCGCTCGCGGAGCCGTATCTGCTCGGCGTGTCGTCCGGGGCGGGGGTCGGCGCGGTGCTCGTGATCACCTTCGGTTCGGCCGCCGTGGGCGGGCTTCCCCTGGGCGCGGCGGCCTTCGCCGGGGCTTTGGTGGCCAGTGTGTGCGTCGCGCTGGTCGCCCGGCATCGCGGCATCCTGTCGCCGACCAGGATGATCCTGTCCGGTGTCGCGCTGGGTTCCCTGTTCAGCGCGATCACGAGCTATCTGACGTTGACCACCGAGGCACAGAACGTCTTCAGCGTCCTGTTCTTCTTACTCGGCAGCGTTTCCGCCGCCTCGATGGCTTCCTTGGCCGTGCCGGCGGTGGCGTTCGCGGCCGCCTGTGTCGTCGTGGGACTGCGGACCAGGGCCATGAACGCGCTGCTGAGCGGCGACGAGTCCGCGACCGCGCTGGGAGTCGACGTGAACCGCCTCCGCGCCGTCCTTCTCGTGACCGCCGCCCTCCTGACGGGGTCGATCGTGTCGGTCAGCGGCGGCATCGGTTTCGTCGGTCTCGTGATCCCGCACGTGGCGCGGATCCTCGTCGGCTCGGACCATCGCCGGATGCTGCCGGTCGCGGTACTCGGCGGCGCCCTGTTCCTCATGGTCGCCGACCTGCTCTCGCGCACGGTCGCGGCACCCGGCGAAATACCGATCGGGATCCTCACCGCGGTCGTGGGCGCGCCGTTCTTCCTGTGGCTGATGCGCCGGGACACCGCCACGCGAGCGGGGTTCGGCCGGTGA
- a CDS encoding transporter: MKDALFLLADVWMIFAGYFFGWKFIRRYGNYLLGLEWMVVATSGSNFLLWSLLGASPDSLLYDVAYFFDAFSRSVGITLILVMGLMKVTHRYKPSRTVDVVVFAFATVAGLFLRQFHGEDPRVDDVAFAVATFYVVVNLVTAVFLAYFAKRLWDIGAKWPAFWTGLVTAAATTIAITYDFFPFPFDDANRTIFYTAALATWGTQGFVYFFAYRALHDHNVASASKTTQEAGASS; the protein is encoded by the coding sequence ATGAAGGACGCTCTATTCCTGCTCGCCGATGTGTGGATGATCTTCGCCGGCTACTTCTTCGGCTGGAAGTTCATCCGCCGCTACGGCAATTACCTGCTCGGCCTCGAATGGATGGTCGTCGCGACCTCGGGCAGCAACTTCCTGCTCTGGTCGTTGCTCGGTGCCAGCCCGGACAGCCTCCTGTACGACGTGGCGTACTTCTTCGACGCCTTCTCCCGGTCGGTCGGCATCACGCTCATCCTGGTCATGGGCCTGATGAAGGTCACCCATCGCTACAAGCCGTCTCGCACCGTCGACGTCGTCGTGTTCGCCTTCGCCACCGTGGCCGGGCTGTTCCTGCGCCAGTTCCACGGCGAAGACCCGCGCGTCGACGATGTCGCGTTCGCCGTCGCCACGTTTTACGTCGTGGTCAACCTCGTCACGGCCGTCTTCCTGGCCTACTTCGCCAAGCGGCTCTGGGACATCGGCGCGAAATGGCCTGCGTTCTGGACCGGGCTGGTGACCGCGGCCGCCACCACCATCGCGATCACCTACGACTTCTTCCCCTTCCCGTTCGACGACGCGAACCGCACGATCTTCTACACCGCCGCGCTGGCGACCTGGGGAACCCAGGGATTCGTCTACTTCTTCGCCTATCGCGCGCTGCACGACCACAACGTGGCCTCGGCCTCGAAGACGACACAGGAAGCGGGTGCGTCGTCATGA